One genomic region from bacterium encodes:
- a CDS encoding lytic transglycosylase domain-containing protein yields the protein MILVGQVMAATTTGNALITNIPPLGSVPARTEAGYDGKYDPWIDYYCEMYCMDPELVKVVIDKESQFNPNAVSRSGAIGLMQLMPETAEVLGVKDPYDPGQNIEGGVRFLRSMFDMFGGNLELALAAYHAGPGTVSRVNRVPSIPETIEYVDYILSHYSGAPGKEMYFTLTDEGTPLLTNRPK from the coding sequence ATGATCCTGGTTGGTCAGGTCATGGCCGCGACAACCACGGGTAATGCATTGATAACCAATATTCCGCCTTTGGGTTCAGTACCTGCCAGGACAGAAGCTGGATACGACGGGAAGTATGATCCCTGGATCGATTACTACTGCGAAATGTACTGCATGGATCCCGAGCTCGTGAAGGTCGTGATCGACAAAGAATCGCAGTTCAATCCCAACGCCGTGTCACGCAGCGGTGCGATCGGGTTAATGCAATTAATGCCGGAGACCGCCGAAGTCCTGGGCGTCAAGGACCCTTACGATCCCGGTCAGAACATTGAAGGCGGGGTCAGATTCCTGCGCAGCATGTTCGATATGTTCGGCGGCAACCTGGAGCTGGCGCTGGCGGCTTACCATGCCGGACCAGGCACGGTAAGCCGAGTCAACCGCGTGCCATCCATACCTGAGACGATCGAGTACGTGGATTACATCCTGTCCCACTATAGCGGCGCGCCGGGAAAAGAAATGTATTTCACCCTCACCGATGAGGGAACACCGCTCTTAACGAACCGACCGAAATAA
- a CDS encoding T9SS type A sorting domain-containing protein translates to MIIYKSRIIFLWYLLAAFIIPVLTGAAPVVVSGGPDNDYESWIIRMNDGRLMVIFDRNPDWASGDLYVTFSTDNGVTWAAVTPIIIETGDQATLTFVQLPCDTLRVWYASNEAGNYAIYTAYSLDGLTWIRQGAIDLGWSSSSTYYDPTVILEPDSSLTMSYRVQGSGGYIAHCPNHGNWDTLRTLVAPSGNRTRVMKHANGTYLYAYHRRSGPGQYDYDVFIKTATDRVFWSDSVRLTTNLNSHDPFPNEGADGAYVVYYAKYVSPAYNLYRRRSYNTTTWLTEEQITSDAVYNTQPHFFVESGDVYLVWAHAIVYETNNDVYFERSADLAVAEHEPSAIGSRARVFPTPGCGRISIIPASMVSDRARVVVYSSSGQLVGSAVRQGEIFCIDTSPLPAGVYFVNIDDGDRRQRAKFTVLKP, encoded by the coding sequence ATGATCATCTATAAATCAAGGATAATATTTTTATGGTATCTTCTGGCGGCATTCATAATACCCGTCCTGACCGGCGCTGCGCCGGTCGTGGTTTCTGGCGGCCCCGATAATGACTATGAATCATGGATCATTCGGATGAACGACGGCCGGCTCATGGTTATATTCGACCGGAACCCGGATTGGGCATCCGGAGACCTGTACGTCACGTTTTCCACGGATAACGGCGTTACCTGGGCGGCGGTTACGCCGATCATTATCGAAACCGGTGATCAGGCCACACTGACCTTTGTTCAGCTACCCTGTGACACCCTGCGCGTTTGGTATGCGTCGAACGAAGCCGGGAATTATGCCATTTACACGGCTTATTCGCTCGACGGGCTGACCTGGATCCGTCAGGGCGCCATCGACCTGGGGTGGTCTTCATCCTCGACCTATTATGATCCGACCGTCATCCTTGAACCCGACAGCTCGCTGACCATGAGCTATCGTGTCCAGGGGTCGGGCGGTTATATCGCGCACTGCCCGAATCATGGAAACTGGGATACATTGAGAACGCTGGTCGCGCCGTCCGGCAACCGGACTCGCGTAATGAAGCATGCCAATGGGACTTACCTTTACGCGTATCACCGGCGGTCGGGCCCGGGTCAGTATGACTATGATGTTTTCATCAAGACCGCTACCGACCGCGTGTTCTGGAGCGACTCGGTCCGGCTGACCACGAACCTGAATTCGCACGATCCGTTCCCTAACGAAGGCGCGGACGGTGCCTATGTCGTGTACTATGCCAAATACGTAAGCCCGGCATACAATCTGTACCGCCGGCGTTCTTACAACACCACGACCTGGTTGACTGAGGAGCAGATCACTTCTGATGCGGTCTACAATACACAACCTCACTTCTTCGTGGAATCCGGGGACGTTTATCTGGTGTGGGCGCATGCGATCGTATATGAGACGAACAACGATGTTTATTTCGAACGCTCAGCCGATCTGGCGGTCGCAGAACATGAACCGTCTGCCATCGGATCGCGCGCCAGAGTTTTTCCCACTCCCGGCTGCGGCCGGATAAGTATAATACCGGCGTCCATGGTCTCTGACCGCGCCCGGGTCGTAGTATACAGCTCCAGTGGTCAATTGGTCGGCTCGGCCGTACGGCAGGGGGAGATCTTCTGCATTGATACGTCACCGCTCCCGGCAGGCGTTTATTTCGTCAATATCGACGACGGCGACCGCCGGCAACGAGCTAAATTTACTGTTCTTAAACCGTAA
- a CDS encoding adenylate/guanylate cyclase domain-containing protein yields MATFLIHKPDDETQVIKLDKDKITLGRKDDNDIVIDDVFVSRNHAEVEKKIARYLIRDRKSRYGTFVNGERVTELELSYGDEIQIGNTIITFVDEKTLDYIPERKVITRKAGGMFDAEAAINALVSQVTRGEKKETIISALASIKQGFRQYQEKVGEIEKSREVVSTLCEVGKIINFVFDLNVLLNLLMDLALKIIHARRGFIMLYDPPTNQLQVRVARNMGSDREAGKSAGISRTIAQLAFEKTEVITTEDATKDERFRSQESVISYAIGYVICVPLLSKEKERLGVLYLDNPAGQNAFTSDDIQFMVSFANQSSIAIENAQLYDKIRQEERIRERLQRFFSPGVMNKIMAEEKGMMLVGEHRVVTIMFCDIRGYTSLTERIDVMVAVGILNDFLSSMTEAVFEEEGTLDKYIGDCVMAIFGAPVSHPDDPIRAVRAALAMKERVSRLKAQWREKLKIQDIEAFEIGIGIHTGEVIAGNIGNIKRMEYTVVSTAVNLASRLESIAEPRQIIISKETYDLVKDQVKAKKLMAVQLKNIKNSVVIYEVTGLLRPPDPAGK; encoded by the coding sequence ATGGCGACGTTCCTGATCCACAAACCGGACGACGAGACTCAGGTCATCAAGCTGGATAAGGATAAGATCACGCTGGGACGCAAAGACGACAACGATATCGTTATCGATGACGTCTTCGTTTCCCGCAATCACGCCGAGGTGGAGAAAAAAATCGCGCGGTACCTGATCCGGGACAGAAAAAGCAGATACGGCACGTTCGTTAACGGCGAGCGCGTGACCGAACTGGAACTTAGTTACGGCGACGAGATCCAGATCGGCAATACCATCATCACCTTTGTGGACGAAAAAACGCTCGATTACATCCCGGAAAGAAAGGTGATCACGAGGAAAGCCGGCGGCATGTTCGATGCCGAGGCGGCGATAAACGCGCTGGTGTCCCAGGTTACCAGGGGTGAGAAAAAAGAGACCATTATCAGCGCGCTTGCCAGCATTAAGCAGGGGTTCAGGCAATACCAGGAAAAAGTAGGTGAAATTGAAAAATCCCGGGAAGTCGTCTCGACCCTGTGCGAGGTCGGGAAGATCATCAATTTCGTCTTTGATCTAAACGTTCTCCTGAATCTCTTAATGGACCTGGCGCTCAAGATCATTCACGCGCGCCGCGGTTTCATTATGCTGTACGACCCGCCAACGAACCAGCTCCAGGTCCGCGTGGCGCGGAACATGGGATCCGATCGTGAGGCCGGCAAATCCGCGGGCATCAGCCGGACCATCGCCCAGCTGGCGTTTGAAAAGACCGAAGTGATCACCACCGAGGATGCCACCAAGGACGAGCGTTTCCGCAGTCAGGAAAGTGTGATCAGCTACGCGATCGGCTATGTCATCTGCGTGCCGCTCTTGTCGAAAGAGAAGGAACGGCTCGGCGTGCTGTACCTGGATAACCCGGCCGGTCAGAACGCGTTCACGAGCGATGATATTCAGTTCATGGTCTCATTCGCCAACCAGTCTTCGATCGCGATCGAGAACGCCCAGCTTTACGACAAGATCCGGCAGGAAGAAAGGATCCGGGAACGCCTGCAAAGGTTCTTTTCGCCCGGGGTCATGAACAAGATCATGGCTGAGGAAAAGGGCATGATGCTGGTCGGCGAGCACCGGGTCGTGACGATCATGTTCTGCGATATTCGCGGCTACACGTCATTGACCGAACGGATCGACGTGATGGTCGCGGTCGGGATACTGAACGATTTCCTGAGCAGCATGACTGAGGCCGTGTTCGAGGAAGAGGGCACGCTCGACAAATATATCGGCGACTGTGTGATGGCGATCTTCGGCGCACCCGTGTCGCATCCGGATGACCCGATACGGGCCGTGCGGGCTGCCCTGGCAATGAAGGAGCGCGTATCCAGATTGAAAGCCCAGTGGCGCGAAAAATTGAAGATCCAGGACATTGAAGCCTTTGAGATCGGCATCGGCATCCATACGGGCGAGGTGATCGCCGGGAACATCGGGAACATCAAGCGTATGGAATACACGGTCGTCAGCACGGCCGTCAACCTGGCGTCCCGGCTCGAAAGCATTGCCGAGCCCCGGCAGATCATTATCAGCAAGGAAACCTATGATCTGGTCAAAGACCAGGTAAAGGCAAAAAAACTGATGGCAGTGCAGTTGAAAAACATAAAGAATTCGGTTGTGATCTATGAGGTGACCGGCCTGCTGCGGCCGCCTGACCCGGCCGGTAAATAA